A DNA window from Streptomyces canus contains the following coding sequences:
- a CDS encoding VOC family protein, with protein sequence MDITIRASFLPHDDPEASLVFYRDVLGFEVRGDVGRDRTRRITVGPVGQAATSVVLHPAGDDPELLLATPDLDSVFERLQARAAVIQEPIEQPYGIRDCAFLDPGGNMIRVQELR encoded by the coding sequence ATGGACATCACGATTCGGGCGAGCTTCCTCCCGCACGACGACCCGGAGGCGTCCCTGGTCTTCTACCGGGACGTGCTGGGCTTCGAGGTCCGCGGTGACGTGGGCCGCGACAGGACGCGTCGGATCACGGTCGGGCCCGTCGGCCAGGCCGCCACGTCGGTCGTACTGCACCCGGCGGGCGACGACCCCGAGCTCCTGCTCGCCACCCCCGACCTCGACTCCGTCTTCGAGCGGCTCCAGGCCCGCGCAGCGGTGATCCAGGAGCCGATCGAGCAGCCGTACGGCATTCGGGACTGTGCCTTCCTCGACCCCGGGGGCAACATGATCCGCGTCCAGGAGCTGCGCTGA
- a CDS encoding TetR/AcrR family transcriptional regulator — MARMPSAERRRQLTEAAIRAMARDGVAKTTTRSIAAEAGVSLSVFHYCFDSKQALIEAVITTLTDHSVTVVKEALRPRDTLEETVAAGFRAYWDHVRAHPEAHMLTYELTQYALREPGFEHLARRQYELYGEAYAELIEQLRRGMDLELRVPVSVLARYLAAMTDGLTLNYLVLGDAAAWADILDTVTAHIAGLVR, encoded by the coding sequence ATGGCACGCATGCCGTCGGCGGAGCGGCGCAGACAGCTGACGGAAGCGGCCATCAGGGCGATGGCCCGGGACGGCGTCGCGAAGACGACGACCCGGTCCATCGCCGCCGAGGCCGGCGTGTCCCTCAGCGTCTTCCACTACTGCTTCGACTCCAAGCAGGCCCTGATCGAGGCCGTCATCACCACTCTCACCGACCACTCCGTCACCGTGGTCAAGGAGGCGCTGCGCCCTCGGGACACTCTGGAGGAGACCGTCGCCGCCGGGTTCCGGGCGTACTGGGACCATGTCCGCGCCCACCCCGAGGCGCACATGCTCACTTATGAGCTCACCCAGTACGCCCTGCGCGAGCCGGGATTCGAGCACCTGGCCAGGCGCCAGTACGAGCTGTACGGCGAGGCCTACGCCGAGCTCATCGAGCAGCTGCGCAGGGGAATGGATCTGGAGCTGCGAGTGCCCGTCTCCGTGCTGGCCCGCTATCTCGCGGCCATGACCGACGGGCTCACCCTGAACTACCTCGTCCTCGGTGACGCGGCCGCCTGGGCGGACATCCTCGACACGGTCACGGCGCACATCGCGGGTCTGGTGCGCTGA
- a CDS encoding galactose-binding domain-containing protein — protein sequence MAGRTCRRRKNITITSLLFLVLATILGPTPSSAATDWWTPTARPTPDAQINVTGAPFTGTDSAGEVNGFIDAHNHLFSNEAFGGRLICGKVFSESGVADALKDCPEHYPDGNLALFDYITHGGDGKHDPVGWPSFKDWPAYDSMTHQANYYAWVERAWRGGQRVLVNDLVTNGMICSIYPFKDRSCDEMTSIRLQARMTYDLQAFIDKMYGGTGKGWFRIVTDSAQARQVIEQGKLAVVLGVETSEPFGCKQVLDIGQCSKADIDKGLDELYGLGVRSMFLCHKFDNALCGVRFDEGGLGTAINVGQFLSTGTFWKTETCKGPQHDNPIGTAASEAEDDLPAGTEVPEYDKNAQCNVRGLTDLGEYAVRGMMKRKMMLEIDHMSVKATGQVLDIFEAANYPGVLSSHSWMDLNWTERVYSLGGFVAQYMHGSEGFAAEAKRTDALREKYDVGYGYGTDFNGIGDHPAPRGADAANKVTYPFKSVDGGSVIDKQTSGQRTFDVNTDGAAHVGMIPDWIEDIRLVGGQGVVDDLFRGAESYLDTWGAAEQHQASVDLANGKTATASSSESNPFTSYQPGRAVDGDDSSRWASDWSDDQWWQVDLGSTNRVSKVTLDWERAYGKSYRIELSTDGTNWQTVWSTTTGDGGLDTAKFTGTPARYVRVHGLDRGTDWGYSLHEVGVHSG from the coding sequence ATGGCCGGACGCACCTGCCGCCGACGCAAGAACATCACCATCACCTCCCTGCTCTTCCTGGTGCTGGCCACGATCCTGGGCCCCACGCCGAGTTCGGCGGCCACCGACTGGTGGACACCGACGGCCAGGCCCACCCCCGACGCCCAGATCAACGTGACGGGAGCGCCCTTCACCGGCACCGACTCCGCGGGCGAGGTGAACGGGTTCATCGACGCCCACAACCACCTCTTCTCCAACGAGGCCTTCGGCGGACGGCTGATCTGCGGCAAGGTGTTCTCCGAGTCCGGAGTCGCCGACGCGCTCAAGGACTGTCCCGAGCACTACCCCGACGGCAACCTCGCGCTCTTCGACTACATCACCCACGGCGGCGACGGCAAACACGACCCGGTGGGCTGGCCCTCCTTCAAGGACTGGCCGGCGTACGACTCCATGACCCATCAGGCCAACTACTACGCCTGGGTGGAGCGCGCCTGGCGCGGCGGGCAGCGGGTGCTGGTCAACGACCTCGTCACCAACGGCATGATCTGCTCCATCTACCCCTTCAAGGACCGCAGTTGTGACGAGATGACCTCGATCCGCCTGCAGGCCAGGATGACGTACGACCTCCAGGCCTTCATCGACAAGATGTACGGCGGCACCGGCAAGGGCTGGTTCCGGATCGTCACCGACAGTGCGCAGGCCCGACAGGTCATCGAGCAGGGCAAGTTGGCGGTCGTGCTCGGTGTGGAGACCTCCGAGCCGTTCGGCTGCAAGCAGGTCCTCGACATCGGGCAGTGCAGCAAGGCGGACATCGACAAGGGGCTCGACGAGCTGTACGGCCTGGGTGTGCGCTCCATGTTCCTGTGCCACAAGTTCGACAACGCCCTGTGCGGTGTCCGCTTCGACGAGGGCGGACTCGGAACCGCCATCAACGTCGGGCAGTTCCTGTCCACCGGCACCTTCTGGAAGACCGAGACCTGCAAGGGACCGCAGCACGACAACCCCATCGGTACGGCGGCCTCCGAGGCGGAGGACGACCTGCCGGCCGGCACCGAGGTCCCGGAGTACGACAAGAACGCGCAGTGCAATGTCCGCGGGCTCACCGACCTCGGCGAGTACGCCGTGCGCGGCATGATGAAACGCAAGATGATGCTCGAGATCGACCACATGAGCGTCAAGGCCACCGGCCAGGTGCTCGACATCTTCGAGGCCGCGAACTACCCGGGCGTGCTCTCCTCGCACAGCTGGATGGACCTGAACTGGACCGAGCGGGTCTACTCCCTCGGCGGCTTCGTCGCCCAGTACATGCACGGCTCCGAAGGGTTCGCCGCGGAGGCGAAGCGCACCGACGCGCTGCGCGAGAAGTACGACGTGGGCTACGGCTACGGCACCGACTTCAACGGTATCGGCGACCACCCCGCCCCGCGCGGAGCGGACGCCGCGAACAAGGTGACGTACCCCTTCAAGAGCGTCGACGGCGGCTCGGTCATCGACAAACAGACGTCCGGGCAGCGCACCTTCGACGTCAACACCGACGGGGCCGCCCATGTCGGCATGATCCCGGACTGGATCGAGGACATCCGGCTCGTCGGCGGCCAGGGTGTGGTGGACGACCTCTTCCGGGGCGCCGAGTCCTACCTCGACACGTGGGGCGCCGCCGAGCAGCACCAGGCCTCCGTCGATCTCGCCAACGGGAAGACGGCCACGGCCAGTTCGTCCGAGTCCAACCCGTTCACCAGCTACCAGCCGGGGCGGGCCGTGGACGGCGACGACTCCAGCCGCTGGGCGAGCGACTGGAGCGACGACCAGTGGTGGCAGGTCGACCTGGGCTCCACGAACCGGGTCTCCAAGGTCACGCTCGACTGGGAGCGGGCGTACGGGAAGTCGTACCGGATCGAGCTGTCGACGGACGGCACGAACTGGCAGACCGTCTGGTCGACCACCACCGGGGACGGCGGCCTGGACACCGCCAAGTTCACCGGAACTCCGGCCCGTTACGTGCGCGTCCATGGCCTCGACCGCGGCACCGACTGGGGATACTCGCTCCACGAGGTGGGCGTCCACAGCGGCTGA
- a CDS encoding cellulase family glycosylhydrolase, giving the protein MRRTRKSPLSTLLARLAALVGLVVLGALCPSAAQAADEPGTQATGLHISDGRLVEGNGNDFVMRGVNHAHTWYPNELGSLADIKAQGANTVRVVLADGHRWTANSASDVANVIAQCKANRLICVLEVHDTTGYGEDSAAGTLDQAADYWIGLKDVLAGQENYIVINIGNEPWGNTDPAGWTAPTIAAIQKLRNAGFEHTIMVDAPNWGQDWQQVMRTNAQSVYAADATGNLIFSIHMYSVFDTAAEITDYLNAFVSAKLPIVIGEFGGPADQWGDPDEDTMMATAEQLDIGYLAWSWSGNTDPILDLVLNFDPAQMTSWGQRIFNGANGIAQTAKEATVFGGGSGDTQAPTAPGTPTASAVTATSAHLSWTASTDNVGIAGYDVVRVGAGTETKVAASTANSVTVTGLTADTAYSFAVYARDAAGNRSARSATVSVTTAGAPAGSCSVGYRVVGEWQGGFQGEIAIHNTGTSAISGWKLAFTFADGQTVSTMWGGTAAQSGGAVTVTPASYTNTIPAGGSVTVGFIGSKGATNTAPTAFTLNGAACVNG; this is encoded by the coding sequence GTGAGAAGAACAAGAAAGAGCCCCCTGAGCACGTTACTGGCCCGGCTGGCCGCCCTCGTCGGACTGGTGGTGCTCGGCGCCCTGTGCCCGAGCGCGGCCCAGGCCGCCGACGAGCCCGGCACCCAGGCCACCGGTCTGCACATCAGCGACGGCCGCCTGGTCGAAGGCAACGGCAACGACTTCGTCATGCGCGGCGTCAACCACGCCCACACCTGGTACCCGAACGAACTGGGGTCACTGGCCGACATCAAGGCGCAGGGCGCCAACACCGTCCGGGTGGTCCTCGCCGACGGCCACCGCTGGACCGCCAACAGCGCATCCGACGTGGCCAACGTGATCGCCCAGTGCAAGGCCAACCGGCTCATCTGCGTCCTGGAGGTGCACGACACCACCGGATACGGCGAGGACAGCGCGGCCGGCACCCTCGACCAGGCCGCCGACTACTGGATCGGCCTGAAGGACGTGCTCGCCGGCCAGGAGAACTACATCGTCATCAACATCGGCAACGAGCCCTGGGGCAACACCGACCCCGCCGGCTGGACGGCGCCGACGATCGCCGCGATCCAGAAGCTCAGGAACGCCGGCTTCGAGCACACGATCATGGTGGACGCGCCCAACTGGGGCCAGGACTGGCAGCAGGTCATGCGTACCAACGCCCAGTCCGTGTACGCCGCCGACGCCACCGGCAACCTGATCTTCTCGATCCACATGTACAGCGTCTTCGACACCGCGGCGGAGATCACCGACTATCTGAACGCCTTCGTGAGCGCCAAACTGCCCATCGTGATCGGGGAGTTCGGCGGCCCCGCCGACCAGTGGGGCGATCCGGACGAGGACACCATGATGGCCACCGCCGAGCAGCTCGACATCGGTTACCTGGCCTGGTCCTGGAGCGGCAACACCGACCCGATCCTCGACCTCGTGCTCAACTTCGATCCGGCGCAGATGACTTCATGGGGTCAGCGCATCTTCAACGGCGCCAACGGCATCGCGCAGACCGCCAAGGAAGCCACCGTTTTCGGCGGCGGTTCCGGTGACACCCAGGCCCCCACCGCTCCCGGCACCCCGACCGCCTCGGCGGTGACGGCGACCTCCGCGCACCTGTCCTGGACGGCGTCCACTGACAACGTTGGCATCGCCGGGTACGACGTCGTCCGGGTCGGCGCTGGCACCGAGACGAAGGTCGCGGCCTCGACGGCGAACTCGGTGACCGTCACTGGCCTGACCGCCGACACGGCGTACTCCTTCGCCGTTTACGCCCGTGACGCGGCCGGGAACCGGTCGGCCCGCTCAGCGACGGTGAGCGTCACCACCGCCGGCGCGCCCGCCGGGAGCTGCTCCGTCGGCTACCGCGTGGTCGGCGAGTGGCAGGGCGGTTTCCAGGGCGAGATCGCCATCCACAACACCGGCACGTCCGCCATCAGCGGCTGGAAGCTCGCCTTCACGTTCGCCGACGGGCAGACCGTCTCCACCATGTGGGGCGGCACCGCCGCGCAGAGCGGTGGCGCGGTGACCGTCACCCCGGCCTCCTACACCAACACGATCCCGGCCGGAGGCTCGGTCACCGTCGGCTTCATCGGCAGCAAGGGCGCCACGAACACCGCCCCCACCGCCTTCACCCTCAACGGGGCGGCCTGCGTGAACGGTTGA